A region from the Lutra lutra chromosome 1, mLutLut1.2, whole genome shotgun sequence genome encodes:
- the LOC125083365 gene encoding olfactory receptor 7A17-like produces MQSVNDTRISEFLLLGFSEGPELQPLIFGLFLSMYLITVCGNLIIILVAVSDSHLYTPMYFFLSNLSFADICFTSITIPKMLWNIQTQTQVITYADCITQMYFFIIFSGLDIYLLAVMAYDRFVAICHPLQYMVIMNPRLCGLLVLMSWITSVSHSLLQTSMVLQLSFCTEVEIPHFFCELNQMIQLACSDTFLNNMVMYFAAMLLAGGPLSGILYSYSKIVSSICRISSGKGKYKSFSTCASHLSVVLLFFCTSLGVYLSSAVTQNPHTSAVASVMYTVVTPMLNPFIYSLRNKDIKMALKRIIGVPAM; encoded by the coding sequence ATGCAATCAGTCAACGACACGAGGATATCAGAATTCCTTCTTCTGGGATTTTCAGAGGGACCAGAGCTGCAGCCCCtcatatttgggctctttctctcCATGTACCTGATCACTGTGTGTGGAAATCTGATCATCATTCTGGTTGCTGTCTCTGACTCCCATCTCTAtacccccatgtacttcttcctctccaacctgTCCTTTGCAGACATCTGTTTCACCTCCATCACCATCCCCAAGATGCTGTGGAACATCCAGACTCAGACCCAAGTCATTACCTATGCAGACTGCATTACACAGATgtactttttcataattttttcaggGTTGGACATCTATCTTTTGGCTGTGATGGCCTATGACAGGTTCGTGGCCATTTGTCACCCCCTGCAGTACATGGTCATCATGAACCCCCGGCTCTGTGGATTGTTGGTTCTCATGTCCTGGATCACGAGTGTCTCACACTCCTTGTTACAAACCTCAATGGTGTTGCAGCTGTCCTTCTGTACAGAGGTGGAAATCCCCCACTTTTTCTGTGAACTCAATCAGATGATCCAACTTGCGTGTTCTGACACCTTTTTGAATAATATGGTGATGTACTTTGCAGCTATGCTGCTGGCTGGTGGTCCCCTCTCTGGGATCCTTTACTCTTATTCTAAGATAGTTTCTTCCATTTGCAGAATCTCCTCAGGTAAGGGAAAGTATAAATCTTTTTCCACCTGTGCATCTCACCTCTCtgttgtcttattatttttttgtaccaGCCTAGGAGTGTACCTTAGCTCTGCAGTTACCCAGAACCCTCACACAAGTGCAGTAGCCTCAGTGATGTACACTGTGGTCACACCTATGCTGAACCCCTTCATCTACAGTCTGAGGAACAAAGACATAAAGATGGCTCTGAAAAGAATCATTGGTGTTCCAGCAATGTAA